The following coding sequences lie in one Pseudarthrobacter phenanthrenivorans Sphe3 genomic window:
- a CDS encoding cold-shock protein gives MARGTVRWFNAEKGYGFITVDGSGDDVFVHWSAIQGEGYRALDEGQRVELEVGEGEKGPQAESVRPVQ, from the coding sequence ATGGCACGAGGAACCGTCAGATGGTTCAACGCGGAAAAGGGCTACGGGTTCATCACCGTAGACGGCTCCGGGGACGACGTCTTTGTCCACTGGTCCGCCATCCAGGGTGAGGGCTACCGCGCGCTGGACGAGGGGCAGCGTGTGGAACTTGAAGTCGGCGAGGGCGAAAAGGGCCCGCAGGCGGAAAGCGTCCGGCCGGTCCAGTGA
- a CDS encoding ABC transporter substrate-binding protein — protein MTRLFFGAGHIRPALAPVLCATLALTACSGVTGNARVEAVEASGDGTLRVGMILDNSGANSFLNAPQLAAAKLAVKEINVTGGHKGRPVELLPVESGEDPAAQAQALVQAKADVVVGPTDSSHAAAAIDILSRARTPLISPANTAASLSTIPSGGYYFRTAAADIAQAPVLVKLAKDAGAATIAVMYQDGSYGSDVSAAVSDAAEQAGVDVAALEGFASGDAGSAVSAIRDAGPDAVILIARDGAQGALAELHNADLAGSRILLSDGAFARYGSKLGTKALEGARAAVPGGLPSAGLQERLLGMDPGLKDVSFAAETYDAVILAALAAARAEDDAGRSIAANLIAVSGGTSAQPAKADAKEAGAKEPGAPCASYKECLAVKASGAEMNYDGESGPVAFDANGDITSAAFTIFTFGADNIPAVSGRETAGRAAG, from the coding sequence GTGACGCGCTTGTTTTTTGGCGCCGGGCATATTCGGCCGGCATTGGCCCCGGTCCTCTGCGCCACGCTGGCCCTGACAGCCTGTTCAGGGGTGACGGGAAACGCGCGGGTGGAAGCTGTGGAAGCCTCCGGTGACGGAACCCTGAGGGTTGGCATGATCCTGGACAACTCCGGCGCCAACAGCTTCCTCAACGCCCCCCAGCTGGCCGCAGCCAAACTCGCAGTCAAGGAAATCAACGTGACCGGCGGCCACAAAGGCAGGCCGGTGGAGCTCCTTCCCGTTGAGTCAGGGGAGGACCCGGCCGCCCAGGCCCAGGCCCTGGTCCAGGCAAAAGCGGACGTCGTGGTGGGGCCCACCGATTCCAGTCACGCTGCCGCGGCCATCGACATCCTTTCCCGGGCCCGCACCCCCCTGATCTCGCCGGCCAACACCGCTGCCTCGCTGAGCACCATCCCCAGCGGCGGATATTACTTCAGGACGGCGGCCGCCGACATCGCGCAGGCGCCTGTACTGGTCAAGCTCGCCAAGGACGCCGGCGCGGCAACGATCGCCGTGATGTACCAGGACGGCTCCTACGGCAGCGACGTGTCGGCCGCCGTCTCCGATGCCGCGGAGCAGGCTGGTGTGGACGTGGCGGCACTGGAGGGGTTCGCTTCCGGTGATGCAGGGAGTGCGGTTTCCGCCATCCGGGATGCAGGACCCGACGCGGTGATCCTGATTGCCCGGGACGGTGCCCAGGGTGCTTTGGCCGAACTGCATAACGCGGACCTGGCAGGTTCCAGGATTCTCCTCAGTGACGGTGCTTTCGCCCGGTACGGATCCAAGCTGGGAACCAAGGCCCTGGAGGGTGCGCGCGCTGCCGTTCCCGGCGGGCTCCCCTCTGCAGGACTCCAGGAACGGTTGCTGGGCATGGATCCCGGACTCAAGGACGTGTCCTTCGCTGCAGAAACCTATGACGCCGTCATCCTGGCCGCGCTGGCGGCAGCCAGGGCCGAGGACGACGCGGGGCGTTCGATCGCGGCAAACCTCATTGCTGTGTCGGGCGGTACCTCGGCACAGCCCGCGAAGGCTGACGCGAAGGAGGCTGGGGCGAAGGAGCCCGGCGCTCCGTGTGCCAGCTATAAGGAGTGCCTGGCAGTGAAGGCTTCCGGGGCGGAGATGAATTACGACGGCGAATCCGGCCCGGTTGCGTTCGACGCCAACGGGGACATCACCTCAGCAGCCTTTACCATCTTCACGTTCGGGGCGGACAACATTCCAGCGGTCAGCGGCCGTGAAACGGCAGGCCGCGCCGCAGGCTGA
- the groL gene encoding chaperonin GroEL (60 kDa chaperone family; promotes refolding of misfolded polypeptides especially under stressful conditions; forms two stacked rings of heptamers to form a barrel-shaped 14mer; ends can be capped by GroES; misfolded proteins enter the barrel where they are refolded when GroES binds), translated as MAKIIAFDEEARRGLERGLNTLADAVKVTLGPRGRNVVLEKKWGAPTITNDGVSIAKEIELDDPYEKIGAELVKEVAKKTDDVAGDGTTTATVLAQALVKEGLRNVAAGADPLSLKRGIEKAVDAVTAELLNSAKEIETKEEIAATASISAGDDEIGALIAEALDKVGKEGVITVEESNTFGLELELTEGMRFDKGYISAYFVTDAERQETVLEDPYILIVNSKISNVKELVAVLEKVMQSNKPLLIIAEDIEGEALATLIVNKIRGTFKSVAVKAPGFGDRRKAQLADIAVLTGGQVISEEVGLKLENAGLELLGKARKVVVTKDETTIVEGAGDADQIAGRVAQIRAEIENSDSDYDREKLQERLAKLAGGVAVIKAGAATEVELKERKHRIEDAVRNAKAAVEEGIVAGGGVALIQAGAKAFANLQLSGDEATGANIVRVAIDAPLKQIAFNAGMEPGVVVDKVRGLPAGHGLNAATGEYVDLLAAGVNDPVKVTRSALQNAASIAGLFLTTEAVVADKPEKNPAPVGGGDDMGGMGGF; from the coding sequence ATGGCCAAGATCATTGCATTTGATGAAGAGGCACGCCGCGGCCTTGAGCGGGGCCTGAACACCCTCGCCGACGCCGTTAAGGTCACCCTCGGCCCGCGTGGACGCAACGTCGTCCTCGAGAAGAAGTGGGGCGCCCCCACGATCACCAACGATGGTGTTTCCATCGCCAAGGAGATCGAACTGGACGATCCTTACGAGAAGATCGGCGCCGAGCTGGTCAAGGAAGTTGCCAAGAAGACTGACGACGTCGCTGGCGACGGAACCACCACGGCTACCGTGCTGGCCCAGGCCCTGGTCAAGGAAGGCCTGCGCAACGTTGCTGCCGGCGCCGACCCGCTGTCCCTCAAGCGCGGCATCGAAAAGGCCGTTGACGCCGTCACCGCCGAACTGCTGAACTCCGCCAAGGAAATCGAAACCAAGGAAGAAATCGCCGCCACGGCGTCCATCTCCGCCGGTGACGACGAAATCGGCGCCCTGATCGCTGAAGCCCTGGACAAGGTGGGCAAGGAAGGCGTCATCACGGTCGAGGAGTCCAACACCTTCGGCCTGGAGCTTGAGCTCACCGAAGGCATGCGCTTCGACAAGGGTTACATCTCCGCCTACTTCGTGACCGACGCTGAGCGCCAGGAAACGGTCCTCGAGGATCCGTACATCCTGATCGTCAACTCCAAGATCTCCAACGTCAAGGAACTGGTTGCTGTCCTCGAAAAGGTCATGCAGTCCAACAAGCCGCTGCTGATCATCGCCGAGGACATCGAGGGCGAGGCCCTGGCCACCCTGATCGTCAACAAGATCCGCGGCACCTTCAAGTCCGTTGCCGTCAAGGCTCCGGGCTTCGGCGACCGCCGCAAGGCACAGCTTGCCGACATCGCCGTCCTCACCGGCGGCCAGGTCATTTCCGAGGAAGTTGGCCTCAAGCTGGAGAACGCCGGCCTCGAACTGCTGGGCAAGGCACGCAAGGTTGTTGTCACCAAGGACGAGACCACCATCGTTGAGGGTGCAGGCGACGCCGACCAGATCGCCGGCCGCGTGGCCCAGATCCGTGCCGAGATCGAGAACTCCGATTCCGACTACGACCGCGAGAAGCTGCAGGAGCGCCTGGCCAAGCTGGCCGGCGGCGTTGCAGTCATCAAGGCCGGTGCCGCAACCGAGGTCGAGCTCAAGGAGCGCAAGCACCGCATCGAAGACGCCGTGCGCAACGCCAAGGCTGCTGTTGAGGAAGGTATCGTCGCCGGTGGCGGCGTTGCCCTCATCCAGGCTGGTGCCAAGGCATTCGCCAACCTGCAGCTGTCCGGCGACGAAGCAACCGGTGCCAACATCGTCCGCGTTGCCATCGACGCTCCGCTGAAGCAGATCGCCTTCAACGCCGGCATGGAGCCGGGTGTTGTGGTGGACAAGGTCCGCGGCCTGCCCGCCGGCCATGGCCTGAACGCCGCAACCGGTGAGTACGTGGACCTGCTGGCTGCAGGTGTGAACGATCCCGTCAAGGTGACCCGCTCTGCCCTGCAGAACGCGGCTTCCATTGCCGGCCTGTTCCTCACAACCGAGGCAGTAGTCGCCGACAAGCCGGAGAAGAACCCCGCTCCGGTTGGCGGCGGCGACGACATGGGCGGCATGGGCGGCTTCTAA
- a CDS encoding ABC transporter substrate-binding protein, producing the protein MTILTLSRRRFQLGAAALALSLLATGCGSSTSAGGNEEVTLRFAWWGNEYLNTQTEKVIDAFEAEHPNIKIESEPGEWSSYWDKLATKTAANDAPDVIQMDQKYIAEYGGRGALLDLSKQDGIDTSKLDKEALASGQYDGAQYGLSTGQNAYVIMANTKVFEAANVPVPDDTTWTWDDFIETASRISAAGDGKNYGAAYGSNEADLIIWLRQHGENLYSEDGKLDFDTATAASFWERLKEQRDSKASPPATVATEDSGAGLEESLFGTNRVGMAWWWTNQLGSLESTTGSSIKMLRAPSVDGTAAKNGMYYKPTMFWSASSRSKHPEAAATFINYLTNSPEAGSILMTDRGVPTNTEIVESITPSLKPADTTVVAFLKDIEPDIKDAPPVPPVGAGSVQNVIKRFTDEVLYDRLTPQAAAEAFKKEVEGMLASARK; encoded by the coding sequence ATGACGATCCTGACCCTTAGCAGGAGAAGGTTCCAGCTCGGCGCAGCAGCCCTCGCCCTGTCCCTCCTCGCCACAGGCTGCGGCAGCTCAACCAGCGCCGGGGGCAATGAGGAAGTGACCCTGCGCTTTGCATGGTGGGGCAACGAGTACCTGAATACCCAGACCGAAAAGGTCATCGACGCCTTCGAGGCGGAACACCCGAACATCAAGATCGAGTCAGAGCCCGGTGAATGGAGCAGTTACTGGGACAAGCTGGCCACCAAGACAGCAGCCAACGATGCTCCGGACGTCATCCAAATGGACCAGAAGTACATCGCCGAGTACGGCGGACGCGGTGCGCTCCTTGACCTGTCCAAGCAGGACGGCATCGACACCTCCAAGCTGGACAAGGAGGCCTTGGCCTCCGGCCAATACGACGGCGCGCAGTACGGACTCAGCACGGGGCAGAACGCCTACGTCATCATGGCCAACACCAAGGTGTTTGAGGCAGCCAACGTTCCTGTCCCTGATGACACCACCTGGACGTGGGACGACTTCATAGAAACAGCGTCCAGGATCAGCGCCGCAGGTGACGGAAAGAACTACGGCGCCGCCTACGGCAGCAACGAAGCGGACCTGATCATCTGGCTGCGCCAGCACGGGGAAAACCTCTACTCCGAGGACGGCAAGCTGGACTTCGACACGGCAACGGCGGCGTCCTTCTGGGAGCGGCTGAAGGAACAGCGCGATTCGAAGGCAAGCCCGCCCGCCACGGTGGCCACGGAGGATTCGGGAGCGGGCCTGGAGGAAAGCCTCTTCGGGACCAACCGGGTAGGAATGGCGTGGTGGTGGACCAACCAGCTCGGGTCGCTTGAGTCGACCACCGGCAGCAGCATCAAGATGCTTCGGGCACCGAGCGTCGACGGGACGGCGGCGAAGAACGGCATGTACTACAAACCCACCATGTTCTGGTCCGCGTCCTCGCGCTCAAAGCACCCTGAAGCAGCGGCCACGTTCATCAACTACCTCACCAACAGCCCCGAAGCGGGCAGCATCCTGATGACGGACCGCGGAGTGCCCACCAACACGGAGATCGTGGAGAGCATCACCCCGTCCCTGAAACCTGCAGACACCACGGTGGTGGCTTTCCTCAAGGACATCGAGCCTGATATCAAGGATGCTCCGCCTGTTCCGCCGGTGGGCGCGGGCAGCGTGCAGAACGTGATCAAGCGGTTCACCGACGAGGTGCTCTACGACCGCCTCACCCCGCAGGCAGCGGCCGAGGCGTTCAAGAAGGAAGTGGAAGGAATGCTGGCCAGCGCCCGCAAGTAG
- a CDS encoding ribonuclease HI family protein encodes MTITAAADGSALGNPGPAGWAWYVNEDCWRAGGWPHGTNNQGELMAVLDLFRATAHVPQEDLRILCDSQYVINSITKWMPGWKRKGWRKADGKPVLNVDLLKELDRELAGRKYTFEWVKGHAGHDLNEAADERARAAATAYQQGVAARSGPGFPGAHHAAPAAKAAATAQGGPPVKAPQARPEAAAQLQGPAGGYDEPDLFSQLGSGEFDAADTSGQAGAPPPESIVEELERELLGPLVRGDIGRTAVLLHPDFMEIGSSGRVWTRDAMMMALEEDPGERTDIEILGADRVGPAAVLLTYRSFARSGTTLRSSLWVLDGDRWRLRFHQGTPEA; translated from the coding sequence GTGACGATTACTGCAGCGGCTGACGGTTCGGCCTTGGGAAATCCGGGTCCGGCCGGCTGGGCCTGGTACGTGAACGAGGATTGCTGGCGCGCAGGCGGTTGGCCCCATGGAACGAATAACCAGGGAGAGCTGATGGCTGTCCTGGATCTTTTCCGCGCGACTGCGCATGTTCCCCAGGAGGACCTGCGCATCCTCTGTGACAGCCAGTACGTTATCAATTCCATCACCAAGTGGATGCCGGGATGGAAGCGGAAAGGCTGGCGGAAAGCGGACGGCAAACCCGTCCTTAACGTGGATCTGCTGAAGGAACTGGACCGCGAGCTCGCCGGCCGCAAGTACACCTTCGAATGGGTTAAGGGCCACGCCGGGCATGACCTCAACGAAGCTGCAGACGAGCGCGCCAGGGCTGCCGCAACTGCCTATCAGCAGGGTGTGGCTGCCCGCTCCGGACCTGGCTTCCCCGGCGCCCACCACGCAGCTCCCGCCGCCAAAGCCGCAGCGACTGCCCAGGGAGGCCCGCCGGTGAAGGCGCCGCAGGCCCGGCCGGAAGCGGCAGCGCAACTGCAGGGACCGGCAGGGGGCTACGATGAGCCGGATCTGTTCAGCCAGCTGGGCAGCGGAGAGTTCGATGCGGCGGACACATCTGGCCAGGCAGGTGCCCCACCGCCTGAATCCATCGTGGAGGAATTGGAGCGTGAGCTGCTTGGCCCCCTGGTGCGGGGGGATATCGGACGCACGGCCGTGCTGCTGCACCCCGACTTCATGGAGATCGGCAGTTCCGGCAGGGTGTGGACCCGGGATGCCATGATGATGGCCCTCGAAGAGGACCCGGGGGAGCGCACAGACATCGAAATCCTTGGCGCCGACCGTGTGGGCCCCGCTGCCGTCCTCCTCACATACCGCAGCTTCGCGCGTTCCGGCACCACCCTGAGAAGTTCGTTGTGGGTCCTTGACGGTGACCGGTGGCGGCTGCGGTTCCACCAGGGCACTCCCGAAGCCTGA